The following are encoded in a window of Kitasatospora sp. NBC_01250 genomic DNA:
- a CDS encoding MFS transporter → MSTPVTTSRVSARTVRRLAPPLVAFGEFVDGYDLLVMSCALVFLTPAFALTAADKGVLGAASFVGAAVGALVFGDLTDRFGRRAIFVLNLVLFVVSALASAFVTNVPELVVARVLVGIGVGMDLPTSSAFLAEVAPRSRRGRISGTLPNAMWLLGAITSAGVAIGLQGHPDGWRWLFGLAAVPALLVLAARQLLPESPRWLQAQGREAEAQALYADLGLTPPARTAPAEPAGTRDKAGTPRGYRALFGRRYRTRTLAFALFFAANGLGGGVSTIAGPLFLAAAGLNKSQTMQFTLYGFLVGLTAVLLGALLIDRINRRWFGAATALGALASTQLLAWGGKENHTLVFTCWLAFTFFTWIGPGTLAWVWSAELFPTALRGVGVGFSQAAGRLAIAVTAGFGPTVISAWSLHAVALFSAAYLVCALVLLAFPFFATTGAELEETAAETPAASPAASTPSTTGAAEPLTALRS, encoded by the coding sequence ATGAGCACCCCCGTGACCACCTCGCGCGTCTCCGCGCGCACCGTGCGCAGACTCGCCCCGCCCCTGGTGGCCTTCGGCGAGTTCGTCGACGGCTACGACCTGCTGGTGATGAGCTGCGCCCTGGTCTTCCTCACCCCCGCCTTCGCGCTCACCGCCGCGGACAAGGGCGTGCTCGGCGCGGCCAGCTTCGTCGGCGCGGCCGTCGGCGCCCTGGTCTTCGGCGACCTGACGGACCGTTTCGGGCGCCGGGCGATCTTCGTGCTCAACCTGGTGCTCTTCGTGGTCTCCGCGCTGGCCTCCGCCTTCGTCACCAACGTCCCCGAACTGGTCGTCGCCCGCGTGCTGGTGGGCATCGGCGTCGGCATGGACCTCCCCACCAGCTCCGCGTTCCTGGCCGAGGTCGCCCCGCGCAGCCGCCGCGGCCGGATCTCCGGGACCCTGCCCAACGCGATGTGGCTGCTGGGCGCGATCACCTCGGCCGGGGTCGCGATCGGCCTCCAGGGCCACCCCGACGGCTGGCGCTGGCTCTTCGGCCTGGCGGCCGTGCCGGCCCTGCTGGTGCTGGCCGCCCGGCAGTTGCTGCCCGAGTCGCCGCGCTGGCTGCAGGCGCAGGGGCGTGAGGCCGAGGCGCAGGCCCTCTACGCGGATCTCGGCCTCACGCCCCCGGCCCGCACCGCCCCCGCCGAGCCGGCCGGCACGAGGGACAAGGCCGGGACCCCGCGCGGCTACCGCGCCCTGTTCGGCCGCCGCTACCGCACCCGCACCCTCGCCTTCGCGCTCTTCTTCGCCGCCAACGGCCTGGGCGGCGGCGTCAGCACCATCGCGGGCCCGCTCTTCCTGGCGGCGGCCGGCCTGAACAAGAGCCAGACCATGCAGTTCACCCTCTACGGCTTCCTGGTGGGCCTGACCGCCGTCCTGCTCGGCGCCCTGCTGATCGACCGGATCAACCGCCGCTGGTTCGGCGCGGCCACCGCGCTCGGCGCCCTCGCCTCCACCCAACTCCTCGCCTGGGGCGGCAAGGAGAACCACACCCTGGTCTTCACCTGCTGGCTCGCCTTCACCTTCTTCACCTGGATCGGCCCCGGCACGCTGGCCTGGGTCTGGTCCGCGGAGCTCTTCCCGACGGCGCTGCGCGGCGTCGGGGTCGGCTTCAGCCAGGCCGCGGGGCGCCTCGCCATCGCCGTCACCGCCGGCTTCGGCCCCACCGTGATCAGCGCCTGGAGCCTGCACGCGGTGGCCCTGTTCTCCGCCGCCTACCTGGTCTGCGCGCTGGTGCTGCTCGCCTTCCCGTTCTTCGCCACCACCGGTGCCGAGCTGGAGGAGACGGCCGCCGAGACACCGGCCGCCTCGCCGGCCGCGTCCACCCCCAGCACCACGGGTGCCGCCGAGCCGCTGACCGCGCTGCGCTCCTGA